The proteins below are encoded in one region of Ferruginibacter lapsinanis:
- a CDS encoding carboxymuconolactone decarboxylase family protein, producing MKNFTVPTREQVAPANQTIFDNLHKALGFVPNLYATIGYSDNGLGRYLAYQNAKSSLSNKEKEAVNLIVSEVNNCLYCKSAHTLIGKMNGFTDEQLLDIRRGKATDAKLNALVKLAAGITKNRGRADAELVDDFYAQGYTNENLVDLILQVSDKTAMNYLHNLTQIPVDFPLAPVVEAEAVLN from the coding sequence ATGAAAAATTTCACAGTCCCAACAAGAGAACAAGTTGCTCCCGCCAACCAAACCATTTTCGACAACCTGCATAAAGCACTGGGCTTTGTACCAAACCTGTATGCAACGATCGGGTATTCAGATAACGGCTTAGGCAGATACCTTGCATATCAGAATGCAAAATCATCCTTAAGCAATAAAGAAAAAGAAGCAGTCAACCTGATAGTGAGCGAAGTAAATAATTGTTTGTATTGCAAAAGTGCACATACCCTTATTGGCAAGATGAATGGCTTTACAGATGAACAATTGCTTGATATCCGCAGGGGCAAAGCAACAGATGCTAAACTGAATGCATTGGTAAAATTAGCAGCAGGTATTACAAAAAACCGTGGCAGAGCAGATGCAGAACTGGTAGATGATTTCTACGCACAAGGCTACACCAACGAAAACCTGGTAGACCTGATATTGCAGGTAAGTGATAAAACCGCTATGAACTATTTGCACAACCTTACGCAGATACCGGTTGATTTTCCTTTAGCTCCGGTTGTAGAAGCTGAAGCAGTACTCAACTAG
- a CDS encoding nuclear transport factor 2 family protein, whose protein sequence is MEQRHPLPPFTMETALQKVQMAEDAWNSKDPERVCLAYTIDTEWRNRTEFINGREAVKEFLKGKWEKELDYTLKKELWGFRENRMAVRFVYEYHNAEGQWFRAYGNENWEFDENGLMCKRYASINDLPIKESERQLK, encoded by the coding sequence ATGGAACAACGTCACCCACTACCACCTTTTACGATGGAAACAGCTTTACAAAAAGTACAAATGGCAGAAGATGCCTGGAACAGTAAAGATCCTGAGAGAGTTTGCCTGGCTTATACCATCGATACAGAATGGAGAAACAGAACAGAATTCATCAATGGCAGAGAGGCAGTAAAAGAATTCTTAAAAGGTAAATGGGAAAAAGAACTTGACTATACCCTTAAAAAAGAATTATGGGGATTTAGAGAGAACCGGATGGCAGTAAGGTTCGTATATGAATATCATAACGCCGAAGGACAATGGTTTCGTGCCTATGGCAATGAAAATTGGGAATTTGACGAAAATGGTTTGATGTGTAAAAGATATGCAAGCATTAATGATCTGCCGATAAAAGAAAGTGAAAGACAATTGAAATAA